The sequence TGGTGGGCCACGCGCCGCGCATCGGCGTGCTGAGCTTCAACCCCCACGCGGGCGAAGGCGGCCTGCTCGGACGCGAGGAGGTGGACATCATCACCCCCGCCATCAAGCTCGCGCGCCGGCAGCGCCTGGACGTGCACGGCCCCCTGGCGGCGGATGGGCTCTTCGCCCACGTGGAGCACTTCCCCTATGACGTGGTGCTCGCCATGTACCACGACCAGGGCCTCATCCCCGCCAAGGCCCTGGACTTCGAGCGCACGGTGAACGTGACGCTCGGCCTGCCCGTGCCGCGCACGTCGCCGGACCACGGCACCGCCCACGACATCGCCGGCAAGGGTCAGGCCAACAGCGTGCCCATGGTGGAAGCGCTGCTCAAGGCCGCCCGACTCGCTCCCCCTGGAAGAAGCGCTCCAGCGCGCGCAGCACGTCCCGGTCGGACATGAGCGCCACGTGCTCGGCGGCGCTGTCCAGGCGCTGATAGGGGATGGACAGCACCGGCAGCGCGCTCGAGCTCAGCACGGCGCCGTCCCCATCCGCGCTCGGCTCGTTCTTCAAGTCGAGCCGTCCCTCCACCACCCGCACCCCGCTCGTCGAGGGATTCCCCGTGCCCACCACCACGAGCGTCTCGAAGGGAGGCGGGGGCGGCGCCTCGCGGGGCGCGAGCGACTCGTGCAGCTCCCGGTTCGCCTGGAGCATGCGCACGAGCTGCGCGCGGTAGGCCTCGTTCTCGCGCAGCGCGGGGTCCGCGAACGGGCCCCACCCGCGCGTCCACCAGCTCTCGGGCTCGAGGAGATTCCACGCCACGGGCCGGCCGCTCGCGTCCACGAAGACGTCACCGCTCGGCGTCAGCAGCTGGAACACGGAGGCGAAGGAGAAGAGGGCCTCGGGTGGCAGCAGGGCCCGGTTGCGCACCGTCTCCGTCCCCAGCAGCAGGTCATCGAAGAGGCCCGGGCCCCCCTGGAAGGGCGTGCCGATGAAGACCACGCGCTTGACCGCCGCCGCTCCCGCCCAGGGACGCCCGCTGCCCGCCGCGCCCCCGTGCAGCAGACACCGCATCGTCACCAGTCCGCCCATGCTGTGGGCGACGATGTTCACCTCGCGCTTGCCCTGCGCCACGAGCTGCTCGATGCGCGCGCACAGCTCGTCCGCGCTCCGCCGCACGTCCTGGCGCCAGTCGTAGGAGAAGGCAACGAGGCCCGGGAAGTGCTCGCGGCCGTACTCGAGGAACGAGCCATACGCGTCCACCGAGTAGAAGGGCACGGCGATGCGGGTGACGGGGCCCGCTGGCCGCAGGGGGCCGTAGGATGGCACCGGCCGCTGTCCTGGAAATGGCAGGGCGAGCGAGCGCTCTCCCCGGGAGAGGGCCTGGCCCGCGGTAATCCAGGCCCGCTCGGGCTCGGGCGCGTCGGTGTCGAGGAAACTGCCCCGGTAGCCGGGAACGAGAATCGTGACGGTGTCTCCCGTCGGAGGAGGAACGGTGACCTGGGTGGCCGCACAGCCCGCGAGCGACAGGCCCAGCACCAGCCACGAAAGACGGAGAAGAAAACGGGTCATGGCGCAAGAGCTTCCCGGAGCCCCCAGGGCACAGCAAGGGTCTCGCCCCGACACCGAGCAGCCGAGCATGCCGTGACCCCCAGACCGCGGGCCGTTGGCTGACGGATTCGCGGAGTCATCCGCAACTTGGACACCAGGAGGCACCACATGGTGAACGACCCAATGGAGAAGCTGCACCAGCGGGAGCGGGAACAGGAGCGGCGCCGTCTGCGGGAGCAGGAGGCCAAGGATCTGGAAGTGGAAACGCGGCATGGGCCGCGTCCCCTGGAGGGCTTCGCGGGCGGGCACACCACGTGGGCGAGTCAACAGGACGATCGCGCCGCCGCGCAGGAGTACGAGCTGAATCCGGACGAGAGGGCGCCCTTCAGCATGGAGGAGCAGTTGCCCCAGGTGCCGGCTCCGGATGATGAATCCCGGTGACGTTCGCGCGAAGGGGCTGTGACGGACAGTATGACTGGGGGGGGCGTGACTTGAAGCGCCGTTCCGGTTCGGGGTACCCAGGAGGGGCGGTCTTCCTCCAGGCGAGCCCATGCGCACTCCTCCGCGTCTCCCTTTCCGCCTCTCGCTGCTGCTCTCCCTGCTGTGTCCGCTGCTCGCCGGGGCACAGCAGTTACGGTTCACCACCCTGGACATCGGCCAGGGGGATTCGGCGGTGCTCGTCGCGCCGGGAGGCTGCGCGGTGCTGTTCGACGGAGGCCCCACCGGCTCGGGCAACACCATCAAGGCCTACCTCAAGCAACTGGGGGTGACGCGCATCGACATGGCCTTCGTCTCGCACATGCACGCCGACCACATGGGCGGTATCGACGAGGTGGACGTGGGCACCGACGCCGTCCCCATCACCGCCGTGTACGACCATGGCGGCTCGTATGACTCGAAGACCTTCACGGACTACGACACCCACTTCGCGGGCCGCCGCATCACGGCGCACCAGGGAGATACCTTCTCGCTCTGCGGACAGGTGACGCTCCGGGTGCTCGCGAGCAATGGCAATGGCGTCCCCCTCCCCAGCGATGAAGAGAACGCCAGGTCCGTGGTGGTGAAGGTGACCTACGGCGACTTCGACGCGCTGGTGGGCGGCGATCTCACCGCCACTCCCGACGACATCGAATCCACCCTGCTCGAGCAGGTGGGAGAGCTCGAGCTGTACAAGGTGCATCACCACGGCTCGCGCTACTCGTCCGGCAACGCGTTCCTGGACAAGACCGTGCCCCTAGTGTCCTTCATCTCCGTGGGTCGGGACAACACCTATGGCCATCCCACGCGCGAGTGCCTGGATCGGCTGACGGCGCACCACTCGGACATCTGGCAGACGGAGGATCCCGCCACCAACCTGGAGCGCGGCCACATCCAACTGCGCTCGCAGGATGGCACCACCTTCGTGGTGGAGCAGGGCGCGCGGAGCGTCTCGTACACCTCCCGCGGCACGCAGCCGCCGGGACCGGACACCGAGCGCCCCACTCCGCCCCGCTCCCTGGCGGGCAGCGCCGCTCCCGACTCCATCGAGCTGAGTTGGATTCCCTCCCTGGACAACGTGGGGGTGGCGGGCTACCGGGTGTACCGCAGCGTGTATGCAACCACCGGCTACCGGCTGGCCGGGACGATGACCACGCCCGGCTTCGT comes from Cystobacter fuscus DSM 2262 and encodes:
- a CDS encoding lipase/acyltransferase domain-containing protein; this encodes MTRFLLRLSWLVLGLSLAGCAATQVTVPPPTGDTVTILVPGYRGSFLDTDAPEPERAWITAGQALSRGERSLALPFPGQRPVPSYGPLRPAGPVTRIAVPFYSVDAYGSFLEYGREHFPGLVAFSYDWRQDVRRSADELCARIEQLVAQGKREVNIVAHSMGGLVTMRCLLHGGAAGSGRPWAGAAAVKRVVFIGTPFQGGPGLFDDLLLGTETVRNRALLPPEALFSFASVFQLLTPSGDVFVDASGRPVAWNLLEPESWWTRGWGPFADPALRENEAYRAQLVRMLQANRELHESLAPREAPPPPPFETLVVVGTGNPSTSGVRVVEGRLDLKNEPSADGDGAVLSSSALPVLSIPYQRLDSAAEHVALMSDRDVLRALERFFQGERVGRP
- a CDS encoding lamin tail domain-containing protein, whose amino-acid sequence is MRTPPRLPFRLSLLLSLLCPLLAGAQQLRFTTLDIGQGDSAVLVAPGGCAVLFDGGPTGSGNTIKAYLKQLGVTRIDMAFVSHMHADHMGGIDEVDVGTDAVPITAVYDHGGSYDSKTFTDYDTHFAGRRITAHQGDTFSLCGQVTLRVLASNGNGVPLPSDEENARSVVVKVTYGDFDALVGGDLTATPDDIESTLLEQVGELELYKVHHHGSRYSSGNAFLDKTVPLVSFISVGRDNTYGHPTRECLDRLTAHHSDIWQTEDPATNLERGHIQLRSQDGTTFVVEQGARSVSYTSRGTQPPGPDTERPTPPRSLAGSAAPDSIELSWIPSLDNVGVAGYRVYRSVYATTGYRLAGTMTTPGFVDLGLAPGNTYVYQVLAFDAAGNSSMPASLTLRTPAPRVTLTSPDGGERWVRGSTRTLTWIALGYTRVNLDFTADNGVTWTRIATNLDASTGSYAWKVPDSLTTWARVRIRDVDGKSSDVSTGPFSITEPPPRVIFNEILANEPGSATSGEFVELVNTESTSVDISGWVLMDATAVRHVFPANTVLGAGKAIVVFSGSGGIPPGTPNAVAASTGTLSLNNGGDTVTLLTSTASSAETVNAYTYSGTQASKDGVSINRDPDATSTGSFVFHTALSPLGASPGTRADGSAF